Proteins encoded together in one Impatiens glandulifera chromosome 1, dImpGla2.1, whole genome shotgun sequence window:
- the LOC124923172 gene encoding protein NRT1/ PTR FAMILY 2.7-like, protein MAISHSSKGGGWITIPFIAAALAGLTLAAGGWMNNIIVYLITEFNVKSIDAAQIFNVINGCATMFPIVGAIIADSFLGCFAVIWISSLVSLLGIILLTLTATINTLRPVPCEQDVSGICGGPSNAQYTILYIALTLATIGVGGTRFTLATMGADQLSKPKHQQSFFNLFVFTLYSASIVSATVIVYVQDEVSWGLGFGLCLATNMVGLVFFLLGAKLYRQVKPGGSPFVVMARVVVAAFRNRRASVSSDTDEYHGHVIATPSSSFKFLNKAALKTEGDVNADGSIANPWKICTVRQVEDLKILIKIFPLWSTGIFLCTPLAIQFSLATIQALAMDRHLGQHFKIPAGSMFVFVLISVCITIILLDRFLYPLIEILIGRPTTPLERVGVGHFINVFSMAVSALVESRRLKESAIKPMSTPVLWLAPQLVLAGVGEAFHFPGNSGLYYQEFPDSLKTTSTGALAMFIGIAFYLSTAMVGVLRKTTEWLPDNIDKGRLDIVFWLLFWIGLLNFGYYLVCAHFYKYRVLDDDTPDEVMIKNINGDQDSA, encoded by the exons ATGGCAATATCTCATAGCTCCAAAGGAGGGGGATGGATCACCATCCCTTTCATTGCAGCCGCTCTAGCTGGATTGACGTTAGCTGCCGGAGGCTGGATGAATAACATAATAGTGTATTTGATTACCGAGTTTAACGTGAAAAGCATAGATGCCGCACAGATCTTTAACGTCATCAATGGCTGCGCCACCATGTTTCCCATCGTCGGAGCAATCATCGCCGACTCCTTTCTCGGCTGCTTCGCTGTTATTTGGATCTCTTCTCTTGTCTCCTTACTA GGGATAATACTTCTAACTTTAACCGCAACTATTAACACCTTGAGACCTGTCCCATGTGAGCAAGATGTGTCGGGGATATGTGGAGGTCCATCAAATGCCCAATATACGATATTGTATATTGCTCTTACTTTGGCCACCATAGGAGTGGGAGGTACGCGGTTCACCTTGGCCACCATGGGGGCAGACCAGCTGAGCAAACCTAAGCACCAACAGAGCTTTTTCAACTTGTTTGTCTTCACCTTATACTCTGCCTCAATCGTTAGTGCAACCGTCATTGTTTATGTACAAGACGAAGTCAGTTGGGGGCTAGGATTCGGGCTTTGTCTCGCAACTAATATGGTCGGGTTGGTCTTCTTCTTGCTTGGTGCTAAGCTTTATCGTCAAGTTAAGCCAGGGGGAAGCCCGTTTGTGGTTATGGCTCGTGTTGTTGTGGCGGCGTTTAGAAATAGACGAGCATCCGTCTCTTCTGATACAGATGAGTACCACGGTCATGTTATTGCTACTCCGTCGAGTTCCTTCAA ATTCCTAAATAAGGCGGCGTTGAAAACAGAGGGAGATGTGAATGCGGATGGCTCAATTGCGAACCCGTGGAAGATCTGTACAGTCCGACAAGTTGAAGATCTGAAGATATTAATCAAGATATTTCCTTTATGGTCAACTGGCATATTCTTATGCACCCCATTAGCCATCCAATTCAGTTTAGCCACTATACAAGCCCTAGCCATGGACCGTCACCTTGGCCAACATTTCAAGATCCCAGCAGGGTCCATGTTCGTCTTCGTTCTCATATCCGTTTGCATTACCATAATCCTACTAGATCGTTTCCTTTATCCTCTAATCGAAATTCTCATCGGCCGTCCCACAACTCCCCTGGAGAGAGTTGGAGTTGGCCACTTTATAAACGTGTTTAGCATGGCAGTTTCAGCTTTGGTCGAGTCGAGGCGGCTCAAAGAGTCAGCCATAAAGCCCATGAGCACGCCTGTTTTATGGCTGGCACCACAACTGGTTTTAGCCGGGGTGGGAGAAGCATTCCATTTTCCTGGAAACTCAGGATTGTACTACCAGGAGTTTCCCGATTCTTTAAAGACTACATCCACGGGCGCGTTGGCGATGTTCATTGGGATCGCGTTTTACCTGAGCACCGCAATGGTGGGGGTTCTTCGGAAGACGACTGAGTGGCTACCCGATAACATAGACAAAGGTAGGCTCGATATTGTTTTCTGGTTGTTGTTCTGGATCGGCTTACTTAATTTTGGGTATTACTTGGTTTGTGCCCACTTTTACAAATATAGAGTATTAGATGATGATACACCGGATGAGGTTATGATCAAGAACATTAATGGTGATCAAGATTCAGCCTAA
- the LOC124921114 gene encoding protein NRT1/ PTR FAMILY 2.7-like produces the protein MGSPTVGGGGGWITIPFIIATMAGLTLAAGGWINNLIVYLITEFNVASIDATQIFNVVNGCSAMFPILGAILADSFLGCFSVIWISSFFSLLGIILLTLTATVNNLRPVPCVHDESALCEGPSKVQYAVLYVAITLATIGLGGTRFTLATMGADQLDKPKQQQSFFNWFIFTLYTSSMVSVIAIVYVQDNVSWGLGFGLCVAANLVGLALFLLGGRLYRRVKPQGSPFAGLARVVVAAIRKRRTSGSSDSERYYNFMHKRPQEELGADPTPSSFFKFLNKAALKTDGDVNADGSIANPWKLCTVQQVEDLKVLIKLFPLWSTGIFLATPLAIQSSLAVLQALAMDRHLGHHFKIPAGSMFVFVLMSVSLTIILLDRLLYPLIKHLIGRSTTPLERIGVGHFINVLSMAVSALVESRRLKESALKPMSMPVLWLAPQLVLAGIGEAFHFPGNSGLYYQEFPDSLKSTATAALAMFIGIAFYLSTAIVGVLRRSTDWLPDNIDQGRMDIVFWLLFGIGLLNFGYYLVCAHFYKYRVLDDDTTGEVMIKNINGDRDDQDSA, from the exons ATGGGAAGCCCAACTgttggaggtggaggtggatgGATCACCATCCCTTTCATTATAGCCACTATGGCCGGATTGACTTTAGCAGCCGGAGGATGGATCAATAACCTGATAGTTTACTTGATTACCGAGTTTAACGTGGCGAGCATCGATGCCACTCAGATCTTTAACGTCGTCAATGGCTGCTCCGCCATGTTTCCTATCCTCGGAGCAATCCTCGCTGACTCCTTTCTTGGCTGCTTCTCTGTTATTTGGATCTCTTCGTTTTTCTCATTACTA GGGATAATACTTCTAACATTAACTGCCACGGTTAACAACTTGAGACCTGTTCCATGTGTGCATGATGAGTCGGCTTTGTGTGAAGGCCCGTCAAAGGTTCAATATGCAGTACTTTACGTTGCCATCACTTTGGCCACCATAGGATTGGGAGGAACGCGGTTCACCTTGGCCACCATGGGGGCAGACCAATTGGATAAACCTAAGCAacaacagagcttctttaactgGTTCATCTTCACCTTGTACACTTCCTCTATGGTGAGTGTCATTGCCATAGTATATGTACAAGACAATGTTAGTTGGGGGCTAGGATTTGGGCTCTGTGTAGCTGCTAATTTGGTGGGCTTGGCCTTGTTCTTGCTCGGAGGTAGACTTTATCGTCGAGTTAAGCCCCAGGGAAGTCCGTTCGCAGGTTTGGCTCGTGTTGTTGTGGCGGCTATTAGAAAGAGACGAACATCCGGCTCTTCTGATTCAGAACGATACTACAATTTCATGCACAAGCGCCCTCAAGAAGAATTAGGAGCCGACCCTACTCCATCAAGTTTCTTCAA ATTTCTAAATAAGGCGGCTTTGAAAACAGATGGAGATGTGAACGCGGATGGTTCAATCGCGAACCCATGGAAGCTGTGTACAGTCCAACAAGTTGAAGATCTAAAGGTATTAATCAAGCTTTTTCCTTTATGGTCCACTGGCATATTCCTAGCCACCCCATTAGCCATTCAATCGAGTTTAGCCGTCTTACAAGCCTTAGCCATGGACCGGCACCTTGGCCATCATTTCAAGATCCCAGCCGGATCCATGTTCGTGTTCGTTCTCATGTCCGTCTCCCTTACCATAATCCTACTCGACCGCCTCCTCTACCCACTAATAAAACATCTCATAGGAAGGTCTACAACTCCCTTGGAGAGAATTGGAGTTGGTCACTTTATAAACGTGTTGAGCATGGCGGTTTCAGCGTTGGTGGAGTCGAGGCGGCTCAAAGAATCAGCCCTAAAGCCCATGAGCATGCCGGTTCTATGGCTGGCTCCACAGCTGGTCTTAGCTGGGATTGGAGAAGCATTCCATTTTCCGGGGAACTCAGGATTGTATTATCAGGAGTTTCCCGATTCATTAAAGAGTACAGCCACTGCTGCTTTGGCCATGTTTATTGGGATCGCGTTTTACCTAAGCACCGCGATAGTGGGGGTTCTTCGGAGGTCCACCGATTGGCTACCCGATAACATAGACCAAGGTAGGATGGATATTGTTTTCTGGTTGTTGTTCGGGATTGGGTTGCTTAATTTCGGGTATTACTTGGTTTGTGCCCACTTTTACAAATATAGAGTATTAGATGATGATACAACGGGTGAGGTCATGATCAAGAACATTAATGGTGATCGTGATGATCAAGATTCAGCATGA